In the genome of Armatimonadota bacterium, the window GGTGCGGGAGCCGCGACCCTGCTGGCTCTGGAGGTCCTGGAGAGCACCGCGCGACCCGCGGAGGCGGCGCCCGCGGCACCCCCTGCAGCGCTCCCGGCCGAGCGCCCTCAGGAGGACGTGCTCCTGCGTATGCAGCGAGATCTCCAGAGAGCCTTGCGCAAACCCGCCCACCTGCGGCGGTGGGCGATGGTCATCGACCTGCGCAAGTGCGTGGGGTGTAGTGCGTGCACCATTGCGTGCGTCGCCGAGAACAAGTTGCCGC includes:
- a CDS encoding twin-arginine translocation signal domain-containing protein; this translates as MEGEERAVATQTRDSRSGRRRFLKTLGAGAATLLALEVLESTARPAEAAPAAPPAALPAERPQEDVLLRMQRDLQRALRKPAHLRRWAMVIDLRKCVGCSACTIACVAENKLPPGVVYRPVVDEEIGTYPHVTRRFIPRPCMQCDNPPCVPVC